From a region of the Takifugu flavidus isolate HTHZ2018 chromosome 20, ASM371156v2, whole genome shotgun sequence genome:
- the LOC130516978 gene encoding ADP-ribosylation factor-like protein 3: MLIPSVTAGTATCTTQESMGLLSVFRRLKQSPEQEVHLLLLGLDNAGKTTVLKQLAAENISHITPTQGFNLKSIESDGFRLNVWDIGGQRKIRPYWRNYFESTDVLIYVIDSSDRNRFEEASLKLTELLEDEMLASVPLLIFANKQDLMTAAPVSELAELLDLNTIRDRTWQVQACSAVTAEGLQDGMNWVCRNMKFRKK; this comes from the exons ATGTTAATCCCCTCAGTCACAGCAGGGACCGCAACGTGCACAACACAAGAGAGCATG GGCCTGTTGTCCGTTTTCCGCAGGCTGAAGCAGTCTCCGGAGCAGGAGGTGCACTTGTTGCTGCTTGGCTTGGACAACGCTGGCAAGACCACTGTGCTGAAACAGCTGGCAGCTGAAAACATCAGCCACATCACCCCAACACAG GGCTTTAATTTAAAGAGTATTGAGTCAGACGGCTTCAGGCTGAATGTTTGGGACATTGGAGGTCAGCGCAAGATCCGACCCTATTGGAGGAATTACTTTGAGAGCACAGATGTCTTG ATCTACGTGATTGACAGCTCAGACAGAAACCGATTCGAAGAGGCAAGCCTG AAGTTGACCGAGTTGCTGGAGGACGAAATGCTTGCCAGCGTGCCATTATTGATCTTTGCCAACAAGCAGGACCTGATGACGGCGGCTCCTGTGTCTGAGCTGGCAGAACTTCTCGATCTGAACACCATCCGGGATCGTACGTGGCAGGTCCAGGCCTGCTCCGCTGTCACTGCAGAGGGGCTGCAG GACGGCATGAACTGGGTTTGCAGGAATATGAAGTTTCGGAAGAAATAA